From a region of the Macrobrachium rosenbergii isolate ZJJX-2024 chromosome 24, ASM4041242v1, whole genome shotgun sequence genome:
- the LOC136851798 gene encoding pantetheinase-like: MTNAYVDNHMEGPQVWKGFSQGNNVNLVVANIYAPPDGLLGAGIFRGVYSEPDYYTYDASSGTKLIVGKVKTKSALPSAKTHQPSDSEVINYKAFDDLPLLDPTQVEERQTNAMELMVNGKKIHKQNINQNMKLKYLHEDLSRYNNVILERTSPGVYAIQVLCHEDDLCCNLIYEYPAEEPEDIVYMLIAYSGIVEHGEGLYLQYVQVCGAVLCLNETIDSCGHFEDAYVPDSAFRAYSLSGTFGDRYIYPSVFTDALQLFSAEKWNYTLNESPDHYHAIIHLHEEVNDLSTLNLYGRWFSRDPNH; the protein is encoded by the exons ATGACAAATgcatacgtagacaaccacatggaag GTCCCCAGGTCTGGAAGGGTTTCAGTCAAGGAAACAATGTAAATCTCGTTGTTGCCAACATATATGCTCCTCCAGATGGGCTTTTGGGGGCAGGGATCTTCAGAGGTGTGTACTCTGAACCTGACTATTATACCTACGATGCTTCTTCAGGCACCAAGCTCATAGTGGGAAAAGTGAAAACGAAGTCGGCGCTGCCATCTGCAAAAACGCATCAACCAAGTGACTCTGAAGTTATCAATTATAAAGCTTTTGACGATTTGCCTTTGTTGGACCCAACACAGGTGGAAGAGAGACAAACAAATGCAATGGAGTTAATGGTAAATGGTAAAAAGATacataagcaaaatataaaccaGAACATGAAACTTAAATATTTGCATGAGGACCTCAGCCGTTACAATAACGTCATCCTAGAGAGAACCTCCCCAGGTGTCTATGCTATCCAGGTGCTTTGCCATGAGGACGACTTGTGCTGCAATCTGATTTACGAATACCCTGCTGAAGAACCTGAAGATATTGTTTACATGCTCATCGCCTACAGCGGGATAGTGGAACATGGCGAGGGCCTCTATCTCCAGTACGTGCAGGTCTGCGGGGCAGTACTTTGCCTCAATGAAACCATTGATAGTTGTGGCCATTTTGAGGATGCATATGTTCCTGACtcagcattcagagcatattcaCTCTCTGGAACATTCGGTGACCGTTATATTTATCCCTCCGTTTTTACTGACGCCTTGCAgcttttcagtgctgaaaaatGGAACTATACACTCAATGAATCTCCAGACCATTACCACGCAATCATACATCTTCACGAGGAAGTGAATGACCTCTCCACGTTGAATCTGTATGGCAGGTGGTTCTCCAGGGACCCAAACCACTGA